One window of Lemur catta isolate mLemCat1 chromosome 3, mLemCat1.pri, whole genome shotgun sequence genomic DNA carries:
- the SELL gene encoding L-selectin — protein MMFLWKCQSTQRDLWNIFKLWVWTMLCCDFLAYHGTNCWTYHYSEKPMNWARARKFCQENYTDLVAIQNKGEIEYLGKTLPFSRSYYWIGIRKVGGIWTWVGTNKSLTKEAENWGDGEPNNRKSKEDCVEIYIKREKDAGKWNDDSCYKPKTALCYTASCQPWSCSGHGECVETINNYTCNCDAGFYGPQCQFVTQCEPLEAPKLGTMSCTHPLGDFIFSSRCAFNCSEGTNLIGIEETTCGPFGNWSSLEPTCEVIQCEPLSAPDLGAMDCSHPLANFSFSSACTFSCSEGTELIGGKKTICESSGIWSSPSPICQKLDRSFSMIKEGDYNPLFIPVAVMVTAFSGLMFIIWLARRLRKGKKSQKSVDEPILSHPL, from the exons ATG ATGTTTCTATGGAAATGTCAGAGCACTCAGAGGGACTTATGGAACATCTTCAAGTTGTGGGTTTGGACAATGCTCTGTTGTG ATTTCCTGGCATATCATGGAACCAACTGCTGGACTTACCATTATTCTGAAAAACCCATGAACTGGGCAAGGGCTAGAAAGTTCTGCCAAGAAAATTACACAGATTTAGTTGCCATACAAAACAAGGGGGAAATCGAGTACCTGGGGAAGACACTGCCTTTCAGTCGTTCTTACTACTGGATAGGAATCCGGAAGGTGGGAGGGATATGGACGTGGGTGGGAACCAACAAGTCTCTCACTAAAGAAGCGGAGAACTGGGGGGATGGGGAGCCCAACAACAGGAAGAGCAAGGAGGACTGTGTGGAGATCTAcatcaaaagggaaaaagatgCGGGAAAATGGAACGACGATTCCTGCTACAAACCGAAGACAGCCCTCTGTTACACAG CTTCTTGCCAGCCCTGGTCATGCAGCGGCCACGGAGAATGTGTGGAAACCATCAATAATTACACCTGCAACTGTGACGCAGGGTTCTATGGACCCCAGTGTCAGTTTG TGACTCAGTGTGAGCCTTTGGAGGCCCCAAAGCTGGGTACCATGTCCTGTACTCACCCTTTGGGAGACTTCATCTTCAGCTCACGGTGTGCCTTCAACTGCTCGGAGGGAACTAACTTAATTGGGATTGAAGAAACCACTTGCGGACCATTTGGAAACTGGTCATCTCTAGAACCGACCTGTGAAG TGATCCAGTGTGAGCCTCTATCAGCACCAGATTTGGGGGCGATGGACTGTAGCCACCCCCTGGCCAACTTCAGCTTTTCCTCTGCATGCACCTTCAGCTGCTCAGAAGGAACTGAGTTAATCGGGGGGAAGAAAACTATTTGTGAATCATCTGGAATCTGGTCAAGCCCTAGTCCAATATGTCAAA AATTGGATAGAAGTTTCTCTATGATCAAGGAGGGTGACTATAACCCCCTCTTCATTCCAGTGGCAGTCATGGTTACTGCGTTCTCTGGGTTGATGTTTATTATTTGGCTGGCAAGGCGATTAAGAAAAG gcaAGAAATCTCAGAAGAG tgtgGATGAACCCATACTAAGTCACCCTCTGTGA